From one Shewanella sp. GD04112 genomic stretch:
- the mtgA gene encoding monofunctional biosynthetic peptidoglycan transglycosylase — MTAPMYAMRDHVNRPQGNKSNRPAQKPKARGLKRIVAWLVKLILGLLLASILSVVLLRFIDPPMWTWRIERAIFPPAPVTEVRHQWRSLEQISPELQLAVIAAEDQKFASHTGFDLAAISSAIEYNQKGNKVRGASTLSQQAAKNLFMWSSRSFIRKGIEAWFTLLMELIWDKSRILEVYLNIVEFGPGIYGAEAASKHYFGKSAAKLTRYEASLLAAVLPNPWRYKVSPPSPYVEQRSAWIRKQMRQLGEVTLNRVHQAD; from the coding sequence ATGACCGCCCCTATGTATGCCATGCGCGATCATGTCAATCGTCCTCAAGGGAATAAATCCAATCGCCCTGCACAAAAGCCCAAAGCACGCGGCCTTAAGCGAATAGTCGCTTGGCTCGTTAAACTTATCTTAGGCTTATTACTCGCCTCGATTTTAAGCGTGGTGCTACTGCGTTTTATTGACCCGCCGATGTGGACTTGGCGGATTGAACGGGCAATATTCCCGCCCGCACCAGTGACAGAGGTGCGACATCAATGGCGCTCACTCGAGCAAATTTCCCCTGAATTACAATTAGCCGTGATTGCCGCAGAGGATCAAAAGTTTGCCAGCCACACGGGGTTTGATTTAGCCGCGATAAGTTCGGCCATTGAATACAATCAAAAGGGCAACAAGGTTCGCGGTGCGAGTACCTTAAGTCAGCAAGCGGCGAAAAACCTGTTTATGTGGTCGAGCCGCAGTTTTATCCGCAAGGGAATAGAGGCCTGGTTTACTCTGTTAATGGAATTGATTTGGGATAAGTCGCGCATACTCGAAGTGTATCTGAACATCGTCGAATTTGGCCCCGGAATATATGGCGCCGAAGCCGCATCGAAACATTATTTTGGTAAGAGTGCCGCTAAATTAACTCGGTATGAGGCGTCATTATTAGCAGCGGTATTGCCTAATCCTTGGCGTTATAAAGTCTCACCGCCTTCACCTTATGTTGAGCAGCGCTCCGCTTGGATCCGTAAGCAAATGCGCCAGTTAGGGGAAGTGACGCTTAATCGTGTTCATCAGGCCGATTAA
- a CDS encoding IS4 family transposase — protein sequence MLAHWLIDVDTFAAPESLALFQKELPLEWIEQALDSTNKASMRRRKLPAELVVWLIVGIGLYRDKPITEVLDKLDLKLSNHLGDSVAPSAIPQARKRLTAQPLEALFKLTAAHWTQQEDSDDKWFGLSLLSVDGTQFRTHDTACLAEHFQYIKYNENHHTEYPIVRLCALTSLRSRLLHDVVFGPSSTGEVSYAKQLAASAPAHSLTIFDRCYLSAELMINWQRQHTTSHWMTPIKSNTQYEVVEQLDKEGRDLLVEMKVSAHARKQDPSLPEKWQARLVLYPKPEQPNHVIGVLTSLTSLEYGTQSLLDVYFERWEIENSYGEIKHNMLEDEVLLRSQSVEGVIQEIWGILIAYNLVRLEISRIAREAQVSPLRISFMMALRDIQDELMWCAIASPGSIPRKLRAMRERVKRYILPQKRKRPKARTVRINKTRYPVRSKHLK from the coding sequence ATGTTGGCTCACTGGCTGATTGATGTCGATACGTTTGCTGCACCAGAATCACTGGCTCTCTTCCAAAAAGAACTCCCGCTCGAATGGATAGAGCAAGCCCTTGATTCTACCAATAAAGCCAGCATGAGACGGCGTAAGTTACCCGCCGAACTTGTCGTTTGGCTAATTGTCGGTATTGGCTTGTATCGGGATAAACCCATCACGGAAGTTTTAGATAAACTAGACCTCAAGCTTTCCAACCACTTAGGGGATTCTGTTGCACCAAGTGCTATTCCTCAAGCGAGAAAGCGCCTCACCGCCCAACCTTTGGAAGCGCTTTTTAAACTGACAGCAGCCCATTGGACCCAGCAGGAAGATAGCGATGACAAATGGTTTGGACTGAGTTTACTTTCTGTCGACGGCACTCAGTTCCGCACCCATGATACCGCCTGTCTTGCAGAGCACTTCCAATACATCAAGTACAATGAAAACCACCATACTGAATACCCGATTGTTCGATTATGTGCCCTCACATCGCTGCGAAGTCGTTTATTACATGATGTTGTCTTTGGGCCCAGCTCGACAGGAGAGGTCTCTTATGCCAAACAGCTGGCCGCTTCAGCCCCCGCTCACTCCCTGACGATTTTTGACCGCTGTTACCTCAGTGCCGAGTTGATGATTAATTGGCAACGGCAACATACGACGAGTCACTGGATGACGCCGATAAAATCCAACACGCAATATGAAGTGGTTGAGCAACTGGATAAGGAAGGGCGAGACCTTTTAGTGGAAATGAAAGTGTCAGCCCATGCTCGGAAACAAGACCCAAGCTTGCCGGAGAAATGGCAAGCCCGCCTTGTCCTGTACCCTAAGCCAGAACAACCTAATCACGTCATAGGTGTTCTCACCTCCTTAACGAGTCTGGAATATGGTACGCAGTCATTACTGGATGTGTATTTTGAACGATGGGAAATAGAGAACAGCTACGGAGAGATAAAGCACAATATGCTCGAAGATGAAGTGCTGCTACGAAGTCAGTCTGTGGAGGGGGTAATACAAGAAATCTGGGGAATATTGATAGCTTACAATTTGGTTCGCCTGGAAATCAGTCGTATTGCGAGAGAGGCGCAGGTATCGCCATTGCGTATAAGTTTTATGATGGCATTGAGAGATATTCAGGATGAGCTGATGTGGTGTGCGATAGCCTCCCCCGGCTCCATCCCGAGAAAGCTAAGGGCCATGCGGGAGAGAGTTAAACGCTACATACTGCCCCAAAAAAGAAAACGGCCCAAAGCAAGGACCGTTCGTATCAATAAAACTCGCTACCCTGTTCGCTCTAAACACCTTAAGTGA
- a CDS encoding S41 family peptidase, with product MNFSYRTVVSLLGVIICASLIRLAFFAIPEKAQPTLTTKDIRQDLYILFDQIEQHSAFYALDPQTNEQQLKRLAGLITAQYQDVVPKERFAAELTKLLNTLKDPGTQVAKVENSSGELPLTLRPVNEQWLALDSKNNPISADFPFITHIDGIPLSKWISASQAYLSEPAKNSQEMQLIWLKRLNLLREDLGLSIKPHVLISLINDDLQTTQVTIALPQPSKTIVKPIEDEAELSFESLITQLDNLAPTAPIRPDYSLEQINQATARLKIDDLYAFELDKRQQDALRQGMEQPLLIVDLRQARGFSPKLLTMLSRYQDAPQNATPYTSAMTQIMGFAHYRRSPELRNDYLRPLNFRPLEALELSSPRLKVLTRRLPSIDESRFSPWFVRTKPEVSAEGNNRLALLVSPLCKQECEWIAYRTKAWSRVNLIGEKTSGDFARQYQLTLPNSDLDVRFSSSLTYDAAGELLSGKGTEPDIWLPQNSDIEWQGLVSLVRAAKPKSIDSPLGSQPKLAQAN from the coding sequence ATGAATTTTAGCTATCGCACTGTCGTTAGTTTGCTGGGCGTGATTATTTGCGCGAGCCTTATCAGGCTCGCGTTTTTCGCTATTCCTGAAAAAGCACAACCCACGCTAACGACCAAAGATATTCGCCAAGATCTCTATATTCTGTTCGACCAAATTGAGCAACACTCGGCATTTTACGCACTGGACCCACAGACCAATGAGCAGCAGCTCAAACGACTGGCAGGGTTAATCACAGCACAATATCAAGATGTTGTACCTAAAGAGCGCTTCGCCGCCGAGCTCACAAAACTGCTCAATACCTTAAAAGACCCAGGGACACAGGTTGCGAAAGTCGAAAATAGCAGCGGCGAACTGCCCTTAACACTCAGGCCCGTCAACGAGCAATGGCTCGCCTTGGACAGCAAAAATAATCCCATCAGCGCCGATTTTCCCTTTATTACCCATATCGATGGCATTCCCTTAAGCAAATGGATTTCGGCCAGCCAAGCCTATTTATCTGAGCCTGCAAAAAATAGCCAAGAGATGCAGCTGATTTGGCTCAAGCGACTCAATTTGCTGCGGGAGGACTTAGGCTTAAGCATCAAGCCCCATGTGCTGATAAGCTTAATTAATGATGATTTGCAGACCACGCAAGTGACTATCGCCCTGCCGCAACCATCGAAAACCATAGTTAAACCGATTGAGGATGAGGCTGAACTGAGTTTTGAAAGCCTGATCACCCAACTCGATAATTTAGCCCCGACGGCGCCAATCAGGCCTGATTATTCATTGGAGCAGATCAATCAGGCGACAGCACGGCTCAAGATTGATGATCTCTATGCCTTTGAACTCGATAAGCGGCAACAAGACGCCCTACGCCAAGGCATGGAACAACCCTTGTTGATAGTCGATTTAAGGCAAGCAAGGGGCTTTAGCCCTAAATTACTGACCATGTTATCGCGTTATCAAGATGCCCCTCAAAATGCGACGCCCTATACCTCAGCCATGACACAAATAATGGGCTTTGCCCATTATCGCCGCTCACCAGAACTGAGGAATGATTATTTAAGGCCCCTAAACTTTAGGCCGCTCGAGGCACTGGAACTCAGCTCGCCTCGACTTAAGGTACTAACGAGGCGTCTGCCAAGCATAGATGAAAGCCGATTTAGCCCTTGGTTTGTCCGCACGAAACCCGAAGTTTCAGCCGAAGGCAATAATCGCCTTGCACTGCTAGTAAGCCCTTTATGTAAACAAGAATGCGAGTGGATAGCCTACCGCACAAAAGCTTGGTCGAGAGTGAATCTGATTGGGGAGAAAACCTCGGGTGATTTTGCCAGACAATACCAACTCACATTACCTAACAGTGATTTAGATGTTCGGTTTAGCAGCTCACTCACCTATGACGCCGCAGGTGAATTGCTTTCAGGAAAAGGCACAGAGCCGGATATTTGGCTGCCACAGAACAGCGATATTGAATGGCAAGGACTGGTCAGTTTAGTGCGCGCCGCGAAACCGAAATCCATAGACTCGCCCCTAGGTTCTCAACCTAAGTTAGCGCAAGCCAATTAA
- a CDS encoding phospholipase A — translation MSLFYKGIALIGLLTCTGLQAEESLIKGRVQDELATSERPFVITPHKVNYILPATYNPDPNMAPFAQDAAENNYTLDEMEAKFQISFKFPIWYNVFGDNGHLFFAYTNQSYWQVYNKDISSPFRETNHEPEIFMLFNNDWKIGSVTNSFWGFGAVHQSNGRSGLLSRSWNRIYGTMIFDAGPLAFSTKVWWRIPEDEKTDIHQPRGDDNPDIDEYIGKAEFVGVYGIDDHRFTLTLKTNFKDIDRGSAEFTWSYPIIGNLRLYTQYFNGYGESLIDYNHHNQRIGIGVSLNDIL, via the coding sequence ATGTCCCTATTTTATAAAGGTATCGCATTAATTGGGCTGTTAACTTGTACTGGACTACAAGCGGAAGAATCTCTCATTAAAGGACGGGTACAGGACGAGCTAGCAACCTCAGAACGTCCCTTTGTGATCACACCGCATAAAGTGAATTACATTTTACCCGCCACCTACAACCCCGATCCCAATATGGCCCCCTTTGCTCAAGATGCAGCGGAGAATAACTACACACTCGACGAGATGGAAGCTAAGTTCCAGATAAGCTTTAAGTTTCCTATTTGGTACAATGTTTTTGGCGATAATGGTCACTTATTCTTTGCCTACACTAACCAATCCTACTGGCAGGTTTATAACAAGGATATTTCTTCCCCGTTCCGTGAGACTAACCACGAACCCGAAATCTTTATGCTGTTTAACAATGACTGGAAAATTGGCAGCGTGACCAACTCCTTCTGGGGCTTTGGTGCGGTACATCAATCTAATGGCAGGTCAGGGTTACTATCCCGAAGTTGGAATCGTATTTATGGCACTATGATTTTTGATGCAGGCCCATTGGCCTTCTCAACCAAGGTGTGGTGGCGTATTCCTGAAGACGAAAAAACCGATATCCATCAACCCCGTGGCGACGATAACCCTGACATCGATGAATACATAGGTAAAGCCGAGTTTGTGGGAGTGTATGGCATCGATGACCATAGGTTCACCCTCACCCTAAAAACCAACTTTAAAGATATTGATCGAGGCTCGGCAGAATTTACGTGGAGCTACCCAATCATCGGCAATTTACGCCTTTATACTCAATACTTTAATGGATATGGTGAGAGCCTTATCGACTATAACCATCATAATCAACGTATTGGTATTGGCGTTTCCCTAAACGATATTCTCTAG
- the cobA gene encoding uroporphyrinogen-III C-methyltransferase, with product MEILSLPGQGAKGKVWLVGAGPGDVELLTLKAWRILKSADAVLYDALVSQDILDLLPKDAEKIAVGKRAGKHSAAQDEINQLLVTKAYTRKNVVRLKGGDPFIFGRGGEELQTLVEAGVEFEVVPGITAASGTSAYAGIPLTHRDYAQGVTFITGHCQLESRPMDWQGYANPNNTLVVYMGILNAGIIRRGLIDAGRSPQTPVAIVSKATTQSQQRFIGQLDSLEQLAADPQLQMPALMIIGEVVALADSLNWFQPKGEGESALDTADAAKIVAKI from the coding sequence ATGGAAATTTTATCTTTACCGGGCCAAGGGGCGAAGGGCAAAGTCTGGCTAGTTGGCGCGGGCCCCGGAGACGTGGAGCTATTAACCCTCAAGGCTTGGCGTATTCTCAAGTCAGCCGACGCTGTGCTATACGATGCGCTCGTCAGCCAAGATATCCTCGATTTGCTCCCCAAAGATGCAGAGAAGATTGCCGTTGGCAAACGTGCTGGTAAACATAGTGCTGCGCAGGATGAAATTAATCAGTTACTGGTGACGAAAGCTTATACCCGTAAAAACGTGGTACGCCTCAAGGGCGGCGATCCCTTTATTTTTGGCCGCGGTGGTGAAGAGTTACAAACCTTAGTTGAAGCGGGCGTCGAATTTGAAGTGGTTCCCGGCATTACCGCCGCCAGTGGTACTTCGGCCTATGCGGGCATTCCATTAACCCACAGGGATTATGCCCAGGGGGTGACCTTTATCACTGGCCATTGTCAGCTCGAAAGCCGTCCAATGGACTGGCAGGGTTATGCTAATCCAAACAATACCTTGGTTGTGTATATGGGGATTTTAAATGCGGGTATTATTCGTCGAGGATTAATCGATGCTGGCCGTAGCCCACAAACACCAGTGGCGATAGTGTCGAAGGCGACCACTCAGTCGCAGCAGCGTTTTATTGGCCAATTAGATTCGCTCGAACAGCTCGCGGCCGATCCGCAATTGCAAATGCCCGCCCTGATGATTATTGGCGAAGTGGTTGCGTTAGCTGACAGCTTAAATTGGTTCCAGCCTAAGGGTGAGGGCGAGTCAGCACTCGATACCGCGGATGCCGCCAAGATTGTGGCAAAAATTTAG
- the cysD gene encoding sulfate adenylyltransferase subunit CysD, with translation MAGRELSHLQQLEAESIQIIREVAAEFDNPVMLYSIGKDSSVMLHLARKAFYPGKIPFPLLHVDTGWKFKEMIAFRDAQAKKFGFELLTHTNPEGVAQGINPFDHGSAKHTDIMKTQGLKQALNQYGFDAAFGGARRDEEKSRAKERVYSFRDRHHRWDPKNQRPELWRTYNGAVNKGESIRVFPLSNWTELDIWQYIYQENIELVPLYFAAERPVVERGGQLIMADDERMKLEEGETIKHEVVRFRTLGCYPLTAAMHSQADNLEKIIEEMLLTRSSERQGRLIDSDQSASMEQKKRQGYF, from the coding sequence ATGGCCGGGCGTGAATTAAGCCACTTACAACAACTGGAAGCCGAAAGCATTCAGATCATTCGTGAAGTCGCTGCCGAATTCGACAATCCAGTAATGTTGTATTCCATCGGAAAAGATTCTTCGGTGATGTTACACCTTGCGCGTAAAGCTTTTTATCCCGGCAAGATCCCATTCCCCTTGTTGCACGTGGATACGGGCTGGAAATTCAAAGAGATGATCGCCTTTCGTGATGCGCAGGCGAAAAAGTTTGGCTTTGAATTATTAACCCACACCAACCCAGAAGGCGTTGCCCAAGGGATTAACCCCTTCGACCATGGCAGTGCCAAGCACACTGACATCATGAAAACCCAAGGCTTAAAACAAGCCTTAAACCAATATGGTTTCGATGCCGCATTCGGTGGTGCGCGCCGCGATGAGGAAAAGTCCCGCGCGAAGGAGCGGGTGTATTCGTTCCGCGATCGTCACCACAGATGGGATCCCAAGAATCAGCGTCCCGAGCTGTGGCGCACCTATAACGGCGCGGTAAATAAGGGCGAAAGTATTCGTGTCTTCCCGTTATCTAACTGGACCGAACTCGATATTTGGCAATATATCTATCAAGAAAACATTGAGTTAGTGCCACTGTATTTTGCAGCTGAGCGCCCTGTGGTTGAGCGTGGTGGTCAGCTGATTATGGCCGACGATGAGCGTATGAAGCTCGAGGAAGGCGAAACCATCAAGCATGAGGTGGTGCGTTTTAGAACCTTAGGTTGTTATCCATTGACGGCGGCGATGCATTCGCAGGCGGATAATCTCGAAAAAATCATCGAAGAAATGCTGTTAACTCGCTCGAGCGAACGCCAAGGGCGATTGATTGACTCGGATCAGAGTGCATCGATGGAGCAGAAGAAACGCCAAGGTTATTTCTAA
- the cysN gene encoding sulfate adenylyltransferase subunit CysN produces MDKAVNKTNRMAAEISQHGVKEYLAQQQHKGLLRFLTCGSVDDGKSTLIGRLLHDSAQIYEDQLASLKNDSAKMGTTGEAIDLALLVDGLQAEREQGITIDVAYRYFSSDKRKFIIADTPGHEQYTRNMATGASTCDLAVILVDARYGVQTQTKRHAFIASLLGIRHFVVAVNKMDLLGFDEQVFNRIRNDFSEFVKDFGDLDIHFVPLSALNGDNVVEPSLHTPWYQGGTLLELLETIDTQRELSALPVRFPVQYVSRPNLDFRGFAGTLASGVIKVGDEVVALPSGKRSKVERIVTFDGDLAEATAGQAVTITLEDEIDISRGDLLALPESAPQVANQIVADLVWMDEKPLQLGQLYDIKVAGKKTQASVTAIDYVVDVNTLARSSADTLGLNAIARVTLELTEDIVFDAYSLVRDTGGMILIDRLSNATVAAVMVVSGQHVNKQASSQFSAFEIEFNALVRKHFPHWQAIDISKLGA; encoded by the coding sequence ATGGATAAAGCGGTCAATAAAACCAATCGTATGGCGGCAGAAATCAGCCAGCACGGGGTAAAAGAATATCTAGCCCAGCAACAACATAAAGGTTTGTTGCGCTTTTTAACCTGCGGCAGCGTAGACGATGGCAAGAGCACTCTGATTGGCCGTTTACTGCATGACAGCGCGCAGATTTATGAAGACCAACTCGCCAGCTTAAAAAATGATAGCGCTAAGATGGGCACAACGGGTGAAGCCATAGACTTGGCTTTGTTGGTGGATGGTCTGCAAGCCGAGCGCGAGCAGGGCATTACTATCGATGTGGCTTATCGTTATTTTTCAAGCGACAAGCGTAAGTTTATTATCGCCGACACCCCAGGTCATGAGCAGTACACCCGTAATATGGCGACTGGCGCCTCAACCTGTGATTTAGCAGTGATCTTAGTGGATGCGCGTTATGGCGTGCAGACTCAAACCAAGCGTCATGCCTTTATTGCCTCTTTGCTGGGTATTCGTCACTTTGTGGTCGCGGTTAATAAGATGGATTTACTCGGGTTCGATGAGCAAGTGTTCAATCGTATCCGTAATGATTTCAGTGAGTTCGTAAAAGATTTTGGCGACTTAGATATCCACTTTGTACCCTTATCTGCACTCAATGGCGATAACGTGGTTGAGCCGAGTCTGCATACGCCTTGGTATCAGGGCGGCACACTGCTGGAACTGCTCGAAACCATTGATACTCAACGTGAACTCAGCGCCTTGCCTGTACGTTTCCCAGTGCAATATGTGTCGCGTCCAAATCTCGATTTTCGTGGTTTTGCCGGTACTTTAGCCTCTGGTGTCATCAAGGTGGGTGACGAGGTGGTTGCGCTGCCTTCGGGTAAGCGTAGCAAGGTTGAACGCATTGTGACCTTCGATGGCGATCTCGCCGAAGCGACTGCTGGGCAAGCCGTTACTATCACCTTAGAAGATGAAATCGATATTTCCCGTGGTGACTTACTGGCACTGCCAGAGAGTGCGCCACAGGTTGCCAATCAAATCGTGGCTGACCTAGTGTGGATGGATGAAAAACCATTACAACTCGGCCAGTTATACGACATTAAAGTTGCGGGTAAGAAGACCCAAGCCTCTGTGACGGCCATCGACTATGTGGTTGATGTGAACACACTTGCGCGCAGCAGCGCCGACACTTTAGGGCTCAATGCCATCGCCCGCGTGACCTTAGAACTGACCGAAGATATCGTCTTCGATGCCTATTCTCTGGTGCGTGATACTGGCGGCATGATCCTGATTGACCGTTTATCCAATGCTACTGTGGCGGCTGTGATGGTGGTATCGGGACAGCATGTGAACAAGCAAGCGTCCTCACAATTTAGCGCCTTTGAAATCGAGTTTAATGCGCTGGTGCGTAAGCACTTCCCGCATTGGCAAGCGATTGATATTTCAAAGCTTGGAGCCTAA
- a CDS encoding SLC13 family permease produces MSDLWLLAIVLFGLVAGLIAGRINPAVLFLFAFLLCYLLGMVSLDTALTSFTNTGLVTLVLLVLAATALEKTSLLGKLSQVIGNNSLAVTMAKLGFSTALLSSFTNNTAVVASLIGVVRRNQAHAPAKLLLPLNYAAILGGTLTLIGTSTNLIVNSFVENAGLPALGFFEFTPVATLIVLLGIVLLIVLANTLPDRREDSTEETLPYLLEAHVAKGSSLVGRSVVDNKLRALKKLYLVELERSGICICPVPPQLVLQADDVLRFSGAVESVELLHQFDGLDWFGKHQAKGQNLVEAVLAPSSSLVGSTLKESRFREQFDAAVMAIRRGHHPLKGGLGDIVLQPGDVLLLTPGDGFSTNAKLSTEFAAVSGLDLNVRLDSRRSRFVLSSFVLTIVLSLTGVLPLAKGLVLLLLSYFAIGAVTLSELKRRFPLELVVIVGSALGLANLMMSTGLADGLAQGLLGTINGYGVFGAFVGVYLVTLLLTELVTNNAAAALAFPIAYAVALNYGVDPRPFIMAVVFGASASFISPYGYQTNLMVFNAGNYRFSDFLRLGLPLSVLYSLIVIFMVPVIFPF; encoded by the coding sequence GTGAGTGACTTGTGGCTATTAGCTATAGTGTTGTTTGGATTAGTGGCTGGCTTAATCGCCGGCCGCATTAATCCTGCTGTGTTGTTTTTATTTGCTTTTTTACTCTGTTACCTCCTAGGAATGGTATCACTCGACACGGCGCTCACTAGCTTTACCAACACAGGTTTAGTCACATTGGTGTTATTGGTGCTGGCGGCGACGGCGCTGGAAAAAACCTCGTTGCTGGGCAAGTTAAGCCAAGTGATTGGCAATAATTCGCTTGCGGTGACTATGGCAAAATTGGGGTTTTCGACGGCGCTGCTGTCCTCTTTTACCAATAACACCGCCGTCGTTGCATCTTTGATTGGAGTGGTGCGCCGCAATCAGGCTCATGCTCCAGCTAAGTTGTTGTTGCCACTTAACTATGCGGCGATTCTGGGCGGTACGCTGACCTTAATTGGTACTTCCACTAACCTTATCGTCAACTCTTTTGTCGAAAATGCGGGCTTGCCTGCGCTGGGGTTCTTTGAGTTCACGCCAGTGGCCACGCTGATTGTGCTGTTAGGCATAGTGCTGCTGATTGTATTGGCCAATACCTTACCCGACAGGCGAGAGGATTCGACCGAAGAGACACTGCCCTATCTGCTGGAAGCCCATGTGGCCAAAGGCTCGTCTTTAGTCGGTCGTAGCGTGGTGGACAACAAATTAAGAGCCCTGAAAAAGCTCTATTTAGTCGAGCTTGAGCGCAGCGGCATCTGTATTTGTCCGGTTCCGCCACAGTTAGTGTTACAGGCGGACGATGTGCTGCGTTTCAGTGGCGCGGTGGAGTCGGTGGAGCTGTTGCATCAATTCGATGGTCTGGATTGGTTTGGTAAACATCAAGCAAAAGGGCAAAACCTAGTCGAAGCCGTGTTAGCACCCTCATCGAGTCTAGTGGGCAGCACCTTAAAGGAGTCTCGCTTTCGCGAACAGTTTGATGCGGCGGTAATGGCGATTCGCCGTGGTCATCATCCGCTAAAAGGTGGTTTGGGCGATATCGTATTACAACCAGGCGATGTGTTGCTGCTGACACCGGGGGATGGTTTTAGCACCAATGCTAAGCTGAGTACTGAATTTGCCGCCGTCAGCGGACTCGATTTGAATGTGCGCTTAGACAGCCGCCGCAGCCGTTTTGTATTAAGCAGTTTTGTGCTCACCATTGTGCTTAGTCTGACCGGCGTATTACCGCTGGCCAAGGGCTTAGTGCTATTACTGCTGAGCTACTTTGCCATTGGCGCTGTGACCTTGTCGGAGCTTAAGCGTCGCTTCCCACTGGAATTAGTAGTGATAGTCGGCAGTGCCTTAGGGTTGGCGAATCTGATGATGAGCACTGGTCTTGCCGATGGGTTAGCGCAAGGCTTGCTCGGTACCATCAATGGTTATGGGGTGTTTGGCGCCTTTGTGGGTGTCTATTTAGTCACCTTGTTGTTAACTGAACTCGTTACCAATAATGCCGCGGCTGCCTTGGCCTTTCCGATTGCCTATGCGGTGGCGCTGAATTATGGCGTCGATCCAAGACCATTTATTATGGCGGTAGTGTTTGGGGCCAGTGCCAGTTTTATTTCGCCCTACGGTTATCAAACCAACTTAATGGTGTTTAACGCGGGCAACTATCGTTTCAGTGACTTTTTGCGCTTAGGGCTACCGCTATCTGTGCTTTATTCCCTGATAGTGATTTTTATGGTGCCAGTTATCTTTCCGTTTTAA
- the cysC gene encoding adenylyl-sulfate kinase, with amino-acid sequence MSNIVWHQHSVDQAARAKLKGQNPVLLWFTGLSGAGKSTLAGALERALFEAGFHTYLLDGDNVRHGLCKDLGFSVADRDENLRRVGEVAKLMVDAGLVVLSAFISPTRGERDSIRARFPEGQFIEVHVSTPLSICEQRDPKGLYVKARRGEISNFTGISSPYEAPLSAELTIDTSKGDLASQVRALIDYLTAIGVINPDKAKALA; translated from the coding sequence ATGAGCAATATTGTGTGGCACCAACATAGTGTCGACCAAGCGGCCAGAGCTAAGCTTAAGGGCCAAAATCCAGTGTTACTCTGGTTTACTGGGTTGTCTGGTGCGGGTAAGTCGACTTTAGCAGGGGCGCTTGAGCGCGCACTGTTTGAGGCGGGCTTTCACACTTATTTGCTCGATGGCGATAATGTGCGCCATGGTTTATGTAAGGATCTGGGTTTTAGCGTCGCCGATAGGGATGAAAACTTACGCCGCGTTGGCGAAGTGGCAAAACTTATGGTGGATGCGGGCTTAGTCGTACTATCGGCCTTTATCTCGCCGACTCGCGGGGAGCGCGATAGCATACGTGCACGTTTTCCAGAAGGTCAATTTATCGAAGTGCATGTGTCGACGCCGCTTAGCATATGTGAGCAGCGCGATCCTAAGGGCTTGTATGTTAAGGCTCGCCGCGGTGAGATCAGCAACTTTACCGGTATTTCATCACCCTACGAGGCGCCGCTCTCGGCGGAGTTAACGATTGATACCAGTAAAGGGGATTTAGCCTCGCAAGTGCGTGCTTTAATCGATTATTTAACCGCGATTGGGGTCATCAATCCCGATAAGGCGAAAGCATTAGCCTAA